From Scomber scombrus chromosome 6, fScoSco1.1, whole genome shotgun sequence, the proteins below share one genomic window:
- the pnp6 gene encoding purine nucleoside phosphorylase 6, with amino-acid sequence MPSPETETKSTFGYSYEDYKETADYLLANTKQRPKVAIICGSGLGGLADLLKNKEMFPYKDIPRFPTSTVQGHAGQLVFGKLGGRECVCMQGRFHFYEGYNIHTVTYPVRVFYLLGVETLIVTNAAGGLSGSYKVGDIMLIKDHINMPGFAGQNPLCGHNDDRFGVRFPCMSDAYDRDLRALAKQIAKEQSCDSFLQEGVYCMLAGPTYETIAECKVLQKLGADAVGMSTVPEVVVARHCGLRVLGLSLITNKVVTDYDSNEKANHEEVLKTTQRRTQDLQKLVSNLITKI; translated from the exons GTATGAAGATTACAAGGAGACAGCAGACTACCTGCTGGCCAACACAAAGCAGCGTCCTAAAGTGGCCATCATTTGTGGTTCAGGCCTGGGTGGACTGGCTGATctgctgaaaaacaaagaaatgttccCTTATAAGGACATCCCACGTTTCCCCACTAGCACTG TGCAGGGCCATGCTGGTCAGCTGGTGTTTGGGAAGCTGGGGGGTCGTGAGTGTGTCTGCATGCAGGGGCGATTCCACTTCTACGAGGGCTATAACATACACACG GTGACATACCCAGTGCGAGTCTTTTACCTGCTTGGCGTGGAGACTCTGATTGTGACAAATGCGGCCGGGGGTCTCAGTGGCAGCTACAAAGTGGGTGACATCATGCTCATTAAGGATCACATCAACATGCCGGGCTTCGCAGGGCAGAACCCGCTCTGTGGGCACAATGATGACAG GTTTGGAGTGCGTTTTCCTTGCATGTCAGATGCATACGATCGTGACCTGAGGGCTCTGGCCAAGCAAATAGCAAAGGAGCAGAGCTGCGACAGTTTCTTGCAGGAAGGAGTTTACTGCATGCTGGCTGGACCGACATATGAGACCATTGCAGAGTGCAAAGTCCTGCAGAAGCTGGGGGCAGATGCTGTGG GTATGAGCACAGTCCCAGAGGTGGTGGTGGCTCGTCACTGTGGCCTGCGTGTCTTGGGTCTGTCGCTTATCACCAACAAGGTCGTGACAGATTATGACAGCAATGAGAAAGCAAACCACGAGGAGGTGCTGAAGACCACCCAGCGCCGAACCCAGGACCTCCAGAAGCTCGTCAGTAACCTCATCACTAAGATCTAG